The following coding sequences lie in one Heyndrickxia oleronia genomic window:
- a CDS encoding dihydrofolate reductase: MISFLWAQDEKGVIGRNNQLPWHIPEDLKYFKRTTMGHPIVMGRKTFDSIGKPLPGRQNIIITRDVDFKADGCLIFQSKQQLLEWASRNAPNEIFVTGGAEIFGLLMDEVDRLYVTKIYHDIEGDTYFPIIEWDEWDLVSSETGLKNKDNPYDYEFQVYQRKP, translated from the coding sequence ATGATTTCTTTTTTATGGGCACAGGATGAAAAAGGGGTTATTGGGCGAAATAATCAGTTACCATGGCATATTCCCGAGGATTTAAAATATTTTAAACGAACAACGATGGGACACCCCATTGTGATGGGACGGAAAACTTTCGACTCCATTGGGAAACCACTACCTGGAAGACAAAATATTATCATCACTCGAGATGTAGATTTTAAGGCTGATGGTTGCTTAATATTTCAGTCTAAACAGCAGCTACTAGAATGGGCATCTAGGAATGCTCCAAATGAGATTTTTGTTACCGGGGGAGCGGAAATTTTTGGCTTACTGATGGATGAGGTGGATCGGTTGTATGTTACAAAAATCTACCATGATATTGAGGGAGATACGTATTTTCCAATCATCGAGTGGGATGAATGGGATTTAGTCTCATCAGAAACAGGTCTAAAAAATAAGGATAATCCTTATGATTATGAATTTCAGGTGTATCAAAGAAAACCGTGA
- a CDS encoding BrxA/BrxB family bacilliredoxin has translation MSMAYEEYMREIVKPMRAELVNAGFKELTTEEEVENFMNTVEGTTLVIVNSVCGCAAGLARPAAVSAVQSSTKKPDHLVTVFAGQDKEATGKMREFFTGFEPSSPSMAILSGKEVVHFIPRDEIEDHDVEEIVSNLTTAFDKYL, from the coding sequence ATGTCAATGGCATATGAAGAATATATGAGAGAAATAGTAAAGCCTATGCGGGCAGAATTAGTCAATGCAGGTTTCAAAGAACTAACTACGGAAGAAGAAGTAGAAAATTTTATGAATACTGTCGAAGGAACAACATTAGTGATAGTTAATTCTGTATGTGGGTGTGCAGCTGGATTGGCTCGCCCTGCAGCTGTTTCTGCTGTTCAAAGCAGTACCAAAAAACCAGATCATTTAGTTACTGTATTTGCTGGTCAAGATAAGGAAGCGACAGGAAAAATGCGTGAATTTTTTACTGGTTTTGAACCATCCTCTCCATCTATGGCCATACTAAGTGGTAAAGAAGTTGTTCATTTCATTCCGAGAGATGAAATCGAGGATCATGATGTGGAAGAGATAGTAAGTAATTTGACAACTGCATTTGATAAGTATTTATAA
- the msrA gene encoding peptide-methionine (S)-S-oxide reductase MsrA, with product MQTEKATFAGGCFWCMVKPFHEQPGIESVVSGYTGGRTENPTYEEVCSGTTGHTEAVQITFHPDTFSYEKLLEVYWQQIDPTDEYGQFFDRGISYQPAIYYHNEHQQQLALKSKNDLQTSGRFDKPIVVKILPATAFYPAEDYHQDYYKKNPSHYNAYNEGSGRASFIRKHWSDIHEK from the coding sequence TTGCAAACGGAAAAGGCTACTTTTGCAGGTGGTTGCTTTTGGTGTATGGTAAAGCCATTTCATGAACAACCAGGCATAGAGAGTGTTGTTTCAGGATATACGGGAGGAAGAACAGAGAACCCTACATATGAAGAGGTATGCTCGGGAACAACTGGTCATACTGAAGCTGTTCAAATCACATTCCACCCAGATACTTTTTCGTATGAAAAGTTATTAGAAGTATATTGGCAGCAAATTGATCCTACAGATGAATATGGACAATTCTTTGATCGAGGAATCTCGTATCAGCCTGCCATTTATTATCATAACGAACATCAGCAGCAATTAGCATTAAAATCGAAGAACGATTTACAGACAAGTGGGAGATTTGATAAACCTATTGTAGTTAAAATTCTACCAGCAACAGCATTTTATCCGGCGGAAGATTATCATCAGGATTACTATAAGAAAAATCCTTCACATTATAACGCGTACAATGAAGGATCAGGAAGAGCGTCATTTATTCGAAAGCATTGGAGTGATATTCATGAAAAATGA
- a CDS encoding DUF4397 domain-containing protein produces MADQSYFFHHLGNPYIHSNSTSLLNTLNSVRVFPKHLPTNVNRQIYLPPIFIRFLHATQSLKGVDVYLNGKKILYNFSFKEISQYITLPVGIYLIEIYPQGSTSTPIIRKEVKLKENNHYTLPLISKDKTYQLLEYIDDNKIQSPITNIRVINLSPFYKNIDVSIKNGNTLFSTIGFKEATPYLTLTPMTVDLEIKDSLTKETIREITNTTFKPNLHYSIVLLNHSVIIY; encoded by the coding sequence ATGGCAGATCAATCGTATTTTTTTCATCATTTAGGAAATCCTTATATTCACTCAAATTCTACCTCATTACTAAATACTTTAAATTCTGTTAGGGTTTTTCCTAAACATTTACCTACTAACGTTAATAGACAAATCTATCTTCCGCCAATTTTTATACGTTTTCTACATGCAACACAAAGCTTAAAGGGTGTAGACGTTTATTTAAATGGAAAGAAAATACTTTATAATTTTTCTTTTAAAGAAATTAGTCAATATATAACCTTACCTGTTGGTATTTATTTAATAGAGATTTATCCACAAGGATCTACATCTACTCCAATTATTCGAAAGGAGGTGAAACTCAAAGAAAATAATCATTATACATTACCTCTCATTAGTAAAGACAAAACCTATCAACTTCTTGAATATATTGATGATAATAAAATACAATCACCAATCACAAATATACGTGTTATCAATTTAAGCCCATTTTATAAGAATATCGATGTTTCTATTAAAAATGGAAACACTCTTTTCTCTACAATTGGATTTAAAGAGGCTACACCTTACTTAACTTTAACCCCAATGACTGTCGATCTCGAAATAAAAGATTCTTTAACAAAAGAAACCATTAGAGAAATAACTAATACTACTTTCAAGCCCAATCTTCATTATAGTATTGTGTTACTTAATCACTCTGTAATCATCTATTAA
- a CDS encoding YpmS family protein produces the protein MKKSRWKIAFFSLLVLNILIVGLLSYFIFSPGVNEIPKYNVKESDKINLKVKSNKKDLTNLINHYIQKENLNGPIDYSVNLDNEVELFGTMQIFSEDVQLKMTFEPVALKNGDLLLKQKSILIGDLNLPVSYVLKFIQKSYKLPEWVTIVPNEEVIYVGLHDLKVNNMTVRANTFDLENDDIEFSLQVPMN, from the coding sequence ATGAAAAAAAGTCGATGGAAAATCGCATTTTTTAGTTTATTAGTCCTGAATATTTTGATTGTCGGTTTACTATCATATTTCATTTTTAGTCCCGGTGTTAATGAGATTCCAAAATATAATGTCAAAGAATCTGATAAAATCAACTTAAAAGTAAAATCGAATAAAAAAGACTTAACGAATTTAATTAACCATTATATTCAAAAGGAGAATTTAAACGGTCCGATAGATTATAGTGTAAATTTAGATAATGAAGTTGAGCTTTTTGGAACAATGCAAATTTTTTCAGAGGATGTCCAATTAAAAATGACTTTTGAACCAGTAGCACTAAAAAACGGTGACTTATTATTAAAGCAAAAATCGATTTTAATTGGAGATCTAAATTTACCTGTTTCATATGTGTTGAAATTTATTCAAAAGTCATATAAACTACCCGAATGGGTAACGATTGTACCGAATGAAGAAGTAATCTATGTCGGTTTACATGATTTAAAGGTAAATAATATGACTGTACGAGCAAATACATTTGATTTAGAAAATGATGATATTGAATTTTCCTTACAAGTACCAATGAACTAA
- a CDS encoding nucleoside hydrolase has protein sequence MKKKKVLFFSDFGVDDMLAGIYAYFSEEIELVGFVADYGNVSREDALRNVKFFQQLTGIYDVPVFGGAVIPLTGESPVYYPEIHGPSGLGPIIPELYTQNSLENFNSINDVIKKYENELIIFSAGRLTSLATMFILYPEMMKKVKGIYMMGGAFQSPGNVTPVAEANIFSDPYAANLVMQLSPIKIHIVPLDVTKYAILTPELVNELHTHYSMTKNKVGQLIKPMIDFYFNYYKKMNPKLIGSPIHDLFAIWSISDYADIKFVDVPVKICVTKGDAYGQSLGDFRETIMKAPWPVHHIAQQFNYSLFIKQVIETLTAIKS, from the coding sequence ATGAAGAAAAAAAAGGTTCTTTTTTTTAGTGATTTCGGTGTCGATGATATGCTTGCAGGAATATATGCCTATTTTAGTGAAGAAATAGAGCTTGTTGGCTTTGTAGCAGATTATGGGAATGTTTCAAGAGAAGATGCTTTGCGGAATGTTAAATTTTTTCAACAACTAACAGGAATTTATGATGTACCCGTCTTCGGTGGTGCGGTGATTCCTCTTACTGGAGAAAGCCCCGTTTACTATCCTGAAATACATGGACCATCTGGTTTAGGTCCGATAATACCCGAACTATATACACAAAATTCATTGGAAAATTTCAATAGCATTAATGATGTGATAAAAAAATATGAAAATGAACTAATTATTTTTAGTGCTGGCAGACTAACTTCGTTGGCAACAATGTTTATTTTATATCCAGAAATGATGAAAAAAGTGAAAGGAATCTATATGATGGGTGGTGCTTTTCAATCACCAGGCAATGTAACACCAGTTGCCGAAGCGAATATTTTTAGTGATCCTTACGCTGCCAATCTAGTCATGCAGTTATCTCCTATTAAGATTCATATTGTTCCGTTGGATGTGACCAAATATGCTATTCTTACTCCAGAGCTTGTGAACGAATTGCATACTCATTATAGTATGACAAAAAATAAAGTTGGACAATTGATTAAACCTATGATCGATTTTTATTTCAATTATTATAAAAAAATGAATCCAAAATTAATAGGTAGTCCCATACATGACTTATTTGCCATTTGGTCTATAAGTGATTATGCCGATATAAAGTTTGTTGATGTTCCGGTGAAAATTTGTGTGACAAAAGGGGATGCTTATGGTCAAAGTCTAGGAGATTTTCGCGAAACCATTATGAAGGCACCATGGCCAGTCCATCATATTGCCCAACAATTTAACTATTCTCTTTTTATTAAACAGGTGATTGAAACATTAACTGCAATCAAAAGTTAA
- a CDS encoding SGNH/GDSL hydrolase family protein yields MKRILTFLFATMLFVSGCSSGAAEHALKSIDVQDKKNPPSSFIPKDVEIVSVGDSLTQGVGDSTNQGGYIPYLKKDLETLKEVRSANFQNYGVKGNRTDQLEKRLDQKEIKKAIKKADLVIITIGGNDVMQVFKDNFSSLQVSKFEQALVGYKKRLGEIIETIRENNPETGIVLVGIYNPFIKWFSDIKEVDEIIKEWNQASEQILAKYSKTKFIPIFDIFENQEEDLLYTDYFHPNDHGYKLMAKRIFSYLDNNKLAQFIE; encoded by the coding sequence ATGAAAAGAATTCTCACCTTCCTTTTTGCTACTATGTTATTTGTGTCAGGTTGTTCGAGTGGAGCAGCAGAACATGCATTAAAGAGCATAGATGTTCAAGATAAAAAAAATCCTCCATCTAGTTTTATTCCAAAGGATGTGGAAATAGTCTCTGTTGGTGATTCATTAACTCAAGGTGTGGGTGATAGTACAAATCAGGGTGGATATATTCCATATTTGAAAAAAGATCTTGAAACATTAAAAGAGGTAAGGTCAGCGAACTTTCAAAATTATGGTGTCAAAGGGAATCGTACCGATCAATTAGAAAAAAGACTAGATCAAAAGGAAATAAAAAAAGCGATTAAAAAAGCAGATTTAGTTATTATAACAATCGGTGGAAATGATGTAATGCAAGTGTTTAAAGATAATTTTTCAAGTCTTCAAGTATCTAAATTTGAACAGGCATTAGTAGGTTACAAAAAAAGACTTGGAGAAATCATTGAAACAATTCGAGAAAATAATCCTGAAACGGGGATTGTACTTGTTGGTATATATAATCCATTTATAAAATGGTTTTCGGATATTAAAGAAGTGGATGAAATCATTAAGGAATGGAATCAAGCCAGTGAACAAATTTTGGCTAAATATAGTAAAACAAAGTTTATTCCAATCTTCGATATATTTGAAAATCAAGAAGAGGACTTACTGTATACCGATTATTTTCATCCAAATGATCATGGCTATAAGCTAATGGCGAAACGAATCTTTAGTTATTTAGACAATAATAAATTAGCTCAATTCATAGAGTAA
- a CDS encoding anthrax toxin lethal factor-related metalloendopeptidase translates to MGKYLMISLLIFSLVLLQGNSKPDIDGILLKNSKILQTLNLKSGKQLKNIIILPNHKNYNYGEVKKIISRLDHLPSSMLNRAMLAGIKVKLFDGKLTDNPSAAFLKGITPRGYQDRSMTWDKVPGIGGSQIVLVKIGSSEQGMGHGSVNLELHEMAHSLERFLYSSNDKKRNFKYIWKEEAPLLFPHTQYFLTYPEEYFAETFAMYYYNKVTKNELRRLAPSTYTYISLLQ, encoded by the coding sequence ATGGGGAAATACTTAATGATTAGTCTTTTAATCTTTTCTTTAGTGCTGCTGCAAGGAAATTCAAAACCTGATATTGATGGAATTCTATTGAAAAATTCAAAGATACTTCAAACGCTGAACTTGAAATCGGGCAAGCAATTAAAAAATATAATCATTTTACCAAATCATAAAAATTATAATTATGGGGAAGTAAAAAAAATTATTTCTAGATTGGACCATTTACCATCATCTATGCTAAATAGGGCAATGCTAGCGGGCATAAAAGTTAAACTATTCGATGGCAAGCTCACAGATAATCCCTCAGCTGCTTTTTTAAAAGGAATAACCCCAAGAGGTTATCAGGATCGGTCCATGACTTGGGATAAAGTTCCGGGTATTGGTGGCTCACAAATTGTATTAGTGAAGATTGGAAGTAGTGAACAAGGAATGGGGCATGGTTCTGTAAATTTAGAGCTTCATGAAATGGCCCATTCATTAGAACGATTTCTCTATTCTTCCAATGATAAAAAAAGGAATTTTAAGTACATTTGGAAAGAGGAAGCACCATTATTATTCCCCCATACACAATATTTTTTAACATATCCAGAAGAATATTTTGCAGAAACCTTTGCGATGTACTACTATAATAAAGTAACGAAAAATGAATTAAGGCGATTAGCACCAAGCACATACACCTATATTTCACTTCTTCAGTAG
- the msrB gene encoding peptide-methionine (R)-S-oxide reductase MsrB has product MKNEEIKSKLNPLQYEVTQNNGTEPPFRNEYWDQFAEGIYVDIVSGKPLFSSKDKFDAGCGWPSFTKPIVEEEIMEKRDTSHGMIRTEVRSKTADSHLGHVFDDGPGPTKLRYCINSAALRFIPKDKLKEEGYDEWASLFEDHKE; this is encoded by the coding sequence ATGAAAAATGAGGAAATCAAATCTAAATTAAATCCGTTACAATATGAAGTGACACAAAATAATGGCACAGAACCACCGTTCCGAAATGAATATTGGGATCAATTTGCTGAAGGAATTTATGTTGATATTGTCTCTGGAAAACCACTATTCAGTTCCAAAGATAAGTTCGATGCAGGGTGTGGTTGGCCTAGTTTTACAAAACCAATTGTTGAAGAAGAAATTATGGAAAAAAGAGATACAAGTCATGGGATGATACGTACTGAAGTAAGAAGTAAAACGGCAGATTCACACCTAGGGCATGTATTTGATGATGGTCCAGGACCAACAAAGCTTCGTTATTGCATAAATTCAGCTGCTTTGAGATTTATCCCGAAAGATAAGCTTAAAGAAGAGGGATATGATGAATGGGCTTCTTTGTTTGAGGATCACAAAGAATAA
- a CDS encoding conserved virulence factor C family protein, with the protein MNIISIEPTPSPNTMKVILDQELPAGKSNNYKKEQIEDAPAYIKAILEIDGVKGVYHVADFLAVERNGKVDWQQILPKVREVFGEEDGNQADHGIVDEHFGEVNVHVQMFKGIPLQVKLTDGEHEQRFGLPSMFVEAMNEAQLEGDNYVLLRRWQEYGVRYGDLQQIGEDVVEELLAAYPENRLKNLVEMAKNPESSKQLKKLIKLTPEMLDDPDWRKRYQLLEQMEEPTVEDLPLLEKALADEKSSIRRLAVVYLGMIKDKQVLPLLYKGLKDKVVTVRRTAGDALSDLGFKEAIEPMMEALSDKSKIVRWRAAMFLYEEGDERALSALHQAENDAEFEVQLQVKMAIERIEGGEQAKGSIWKQMLEARQKNS; encoded by the coding sequence ATGAACATTATTTCTATTGAACCTACACCGAGTCCAAATACGATGAAAGTAATATTAGATCAGGAGCTCCCTGCAGGTAAAAGTAATAATTATAAAAAAGAACAGATTGAAGATGCGCCAGCCTATATTAAAGCTATACTAGAAATTGATGGAGTCAAAGGTGTGTACCACGTAGCAGATTTCCTTGCGGTTGAACGAAATGGAAAAGTTGATTGGCAACAAATCTTACCAAAAGTAAGGGAAGTATTTGGGGAAGAGGATGGAAATCAAGCAGACCATGGGATCGTAGATGAGCATTTTGGAGAGGTTAATGTTCATGTCCAAATGTTTAAAGGAATTCCTTTGCAAGTAAAGCTTACAGATGGGGAACATGAACAGCGATTTGGTCTTCCAAGCATGTTTGTAGAAGCGATGAATGAAGCTCAGCTAGAGGGAGATAATTATGTACTATTAAGAAGATGGCAAGAATATGGTGTTCGCTACGGTGATCTTCAACAGATCGGTGAAGATGTAGTTGAAGAACTCTTAGCTGCATACCCAGAAAATAGATTAAAAAATCTCGTTGAAATGGCAAAGAACCCTGAAAGTTCTAAACAATTGAAGAAACTTATAAAACTTACACCGGAAATGTTAGATGATCCTGATTGGAGAAAGAGATATCAGCTTCTCGAACAAATGGAAGAGCCAACAGTAGAAGATCTCCCTTTATTAGAAAAGGCACTAGCAGATGAAAAATCTTCAATTAGAAGATTAGCAGTCGTTTATCTTGGGATGATAAAAGATAAACAAGTTCTCCCCTTATTATATAAAGGCTTAAAGGATAAAGTTGTAACGGTAAGAAGAACAGCAGGGGACGCTTTATCAGATCTTGGTTTCAAAGAAGCAATTGAACCAATGATGGAGGCGCTTAGTGATAAGAGTAAAATAGTACGTTGGCGAGCGGCGATGTTCTTATATGAAGAAGGAGATGAAAGAGCACTTTCAGCGTTACATCAAGCAGAAAATGATGCGGAATTTGAAGTTCAGTTACAAGTGAAGATGGCAATTGAAAGAATAGAAGGTGGAGAGCAAGCTAAAGGATCAATTTGGAAGCAAATGTTGGAAGCCCGTCAAAAAAATAGTTAA
- a CDS encoding thymidylate synthase — protein sequence MKQYLDLCQHVLETGVTKEDRTGTGTISTFGYQMRFDLQQGFPLLTTKKLHMKSIIHELLWMLKGDTNISYLQENGVRIWNEWADENGNLGPIYGHQWRSWTGADGTTVDQIVEVIQQIKTNPDSRRMIVNAWNVAEIDKMALPPCHCFFQFYVANGKLSCQLYQRSADIFLGVPFNIASYALLTMMIAQVCDLEPGEFVHTLGDAHIYKNHIEQIQLQLTREPRALPKMVINPNVTNIFDFKYEDFEIQAYDPHPHIKGVVSV from the coding sequence ATGAAACAGTATTTAGATTTATGTCAACATGTACTAGAAACTGGAGTAACTAAAGAGGATCGCACTGGAACAGGTACTATTAGTACATTTGGTTATCAAATGCGCTTTGATCTTCAACAGGGTTTTCCGCTTTTAACGACAAAAAAGCTACATATGAAATCAATCATACATGAACTTCTGTGGATGTTAAAAGGGGATACGAACATTAGCTATCTCCAAGAAAATGGTGTAAGGATTTGGAATGAATGGGCTGACGAAAATGGTAATCTTGGTCCCATTTACGGACATCAGTGGCGCTCATGGACTGGAGCTGATGGAACAACCGTTGATCAGATAGTCGAAGTGATTCAACAAATTAAAACCAATCCTGATTCACGGAGAATGATTGTGAATGCTTGGAATGTAGCAGAAATTGATAAAATGGCGCTTCCGCCATGCCATTGTTTCTTTCAGTTTTATGTAGCAAATGGAAAATTATCATGTCAATTATATCAACGCTCAGCAGATATTTTCTTGGGCGTTCCATTTAATATAGCATCATATGCATTATTAACGATGATGATTGCACAAGTATGTGATTTAGAACCGGGTGAATTTGTGCATACTCTAGGGGATGCACATATTTATAAAAATCATATCGAACAAATCCAGTTGCAATTAACAAGAGAACCACGTGCTCTACCGAAAATGGTTATAAATCCTAATGTAACAAATATTTTTGATTTTAAATATGAAGACTTCGAGATTCAAGCATATGACCCACATCCACATATAAAAGGAGTGGTAAGTGTATGA
- a CDS encoding class I SAM-dependent methyltransferase has translation MIVTTAGRTDKKMIEKAKLIAAELLLRYIPRNKQSVKRLHDLYRCDCLIVGKERLELVPFALDQAFFFHPNSASFRIKRLKRGDKDPFIDVCQLSTGMSILDCTMGLASDSIVASFIVGNTGKVIAIEANPYLHYIVKNGLTQWRSEIEEMNHAMRRIETNHADHLEFLKGLPDHYVDIVYFDPMFEDAILSSDGISGLRQFASYSSLNEGLISEAKRVAKKRIILKDHFRSPNFQMYGFHVNIRKSAKFHYGVIELETK, from the coding sequence ATGATTGTAACAACAGCAGGACGAACGGATAAAAAAATGATAGAGAAGGCAAAATTAATTGCAGCTGAACTACTATTACGTTATATACCCCGAAACAAGCAATCCGTAAAAAGGCTACATGACTTATATAGATGTGATTGTCTGATTGTAGGAAAAGAAAGACTGGAATTAGTTCCTTTCGCTTTAGATCAAGCGTTTTTCTTTCACCCTAATTCAGCAAGTTTCAGAATAAAAAGATTAAAAAGGGGTGACAAAGATCCATTTATCGATGTCTGTCAATTATCGACTGGAATGTCGATTTTAGATTGTACAATGGGACTCGCATCTGACAGTATTGTTGCATCCTTCATCGTTGGAAATACAGGGAAGGTCATCGCAATTGAAGCCAATCCTTATTTGCATTATATTGTGAAAAATGGATTAACACAGTGGCGATCGGAGATAGAAGAAATGAATCATGCCATGAGGAGAATAGAAACAAATCATGCAGATCACTTAGAGTTTTTAAAAGGTCTACCAGACCATTATGTAGATATCGTCTATTTTGATCCAATGTTTGAAGATGCAATTTTATCATCTGATGGCATATCAGGGTTACGGCAATTTGCTTCCTATTCTTCATTGAATGAGGGGCTAATTTCTGAGGCAAAGCGAGTCGCAAAAAAACGGATCATTCTAAAAGATCATTTTCGCTCCCCCAATTTTCAAATGTATGGATTCCATGTCAATATTAGAAAGTCCGCAAAATTTCATTATGGAGTAATTGAACTTGAAACAAAATAG
- a CDS encoding YpjP family protein: MKQWLRKSVVILVSILTFGLVTPAHAIWNENHGVDKAKHQNEASDLKQATTLSSYRSEQQENNRDTIIQKMMMEAEKQSFEKFGEKISPIIEDEFRQVILPKIQDAIEMTIAEYPEEELSSLAITETPSGGVSEKIFHIYNIKTNEDIIRFHVRRDHPPMDGYYFNFHYHTKFDNYQTHYHLGEIYWDKNTPPKWMSV; the protein is encoded by the coding sequence ATGAAACAATGGTTGAGAAAATCCGTCGTAATACTCGTTTCTATATTAACATTTGGGCTAGTGACACCTGCCCATGCAATTTGGAATGAGAATCACGGGGTTGATAAAGCAAAACATCAAAATGAGGCTTCAGATTTAAAACAAGCAACAACACTTAGCAGCTATAGAAGCGAACAACAAGAAAATAATCGTGACACGATTATTCAAAAAATGATGATGGAAGCTGAGAAACAATCTTTTGAAAAGTTTGGTGAAAAAATTTCACCAATTATTGAAGATGAATTTCGCCAAGTGATTCTACCAAAAATCCAAGATGCAATTGAAATGACGATTGCAGAATACCCAGAAGAAGAATTATCATCATTGGCCATTACAGAAACACCAAGTGGTGGTGTAAGTGAGAAAATTTTCCATATTTACAATATTAAGACGAATGAGGACATTATCCGTTTTCACGTAAGGAGAGACCACCCACCTATGGATGGGTATTATTTTAATTTTCATTATCATACTAAGTTTGACAACTATCAAACCCATTATCATTTAGGTGAAATATACTGGGATAAAAATACACCACCAAAATGGATGAGCGTTTAA
- the trhA gene encoding PAQR family membrane homeostasis protein TrhA produces the protein MNSTYFYDWKEELANAITHGIGFLLSIPALVMLIIFAAQKNNPVYMVSFIIFGTTMLLLYLFSTMLHSFKPSRARKVFAILDHSAIYLLIAGTYTPLVLISINGAFGWTLFGIIWGLALLGITFKCFMIHRFRILSTLFYILMGWLVIIAIKPLYASLTGTGFGLLLTGGILYTIGAIFYIWRRLPYSHAIWHLFVIGGNAFMYFCVLYFV, from the coding sequence TTGAATAGTACTTATTTCTATGATTGGAAAGAAGAGCTCGCAAATGCAATTACTCATGGTATAGGATTTTTATTAAGTATTCCTGCATTAGTTATGCTTATTATCTTTGCAGCACAAAAAAATAATCCTGTATATATGGTTAGTTTCATTATTTTTGGAACAACTATGTTATTGCTTTATTTATTTTCAACTATGCTTCACAGCTTTAAGCCATCTAGAGCCCGCAAGGTATTTGCTATTCTCGATCATTCGGCTATTTATCTATTAATCGCCGGCACATATACTCCACTTGTTTTAATATCTATTAATGGAGCATTCGGGTGGACATTATTCGGAATCATTTGGGGTCTTGCCTTATTAGGAATTACTTTTAAATGTTTTATGATTCACCGATTCCGAATCCTCTCTACTCTATTTTACATTTTAATGGGGTGGCTTGTTATTATTGCCATTAAACCCCTTTATGCTAGTCTTACTGGTACTGGCTTTGGTTTACTTTTAACTGGTGGAATCCTCTACACAATTGGTGCAATTTTTTATATATGGCGAAGATTGCCATACTCTCATGCAATTTGGCATTTATTTGTCATAGGCGGAAATGCATTTATGTACTTTTGTGTCTTATACTTTGTGTAA